A genomic window from Brassica oleracea var. oleracea cultivar TO1000 chromosome C8, BOL, whole genome shotgun sequence includes:
- the LOC106307751 gene encoding FAS1 domain-containing protein SELMODRAFT_448915, with product MATSSHLLLIFLITTVSYLTPAAFPPSITPQDQQHADRIIQAMIGAGEFRDWAADFLSAVDDQFGIPLSATIFIPSDFDAAGITSSNGGGATNPGRLSVAYHIVPQRLSFADLRILQPLSRLPTLLPGNSIVVTNNSVSDFTVDGVLVSEPDLFLSSSIAIHGVASPLDFSRYGDFENGGDTALADSLRPLSQNRRRRRPEFNKNRTSASVSIAHLSTCSFLLPLALALF from the coding sequence ATGGCCACCTCAAGCCATCTCCTCCTCATCTTCCTTATCACCACCGTCTCATATCTCACTCCCGCCGCCTTCCCTCCGTCAATCACACCGCAAGATCAGCAACACGCAGACAGAATCATCCAAGCCATGATCGGAGCCGGCGAATTCCGCGACTGGGCCGCCGATTTCCTCTCCGCCGTCGACGACCAATTCGGAATACCTCTCTCCGCCACTATCTTCATCCCCAGCGACTTCGACGCCGCCGGCATCACCTCCTCCAACGGCGGTGGCGCTACTAACCCCGGTCGCCTCTCCGTCGCTTACCACATCGTTCCTCAGCGTCTCTCCTTCGCCGACCTCCGTATCTTGCAACCTCTCTCTCGCCTTCCGACTCTCCTCCCCGGAAATTCAATCGTCGTCACCAACAACTCTGTTTCCGATTTCACAGTCGACGGCGTTCTCGTCTCCGAACCGGATCTTTTCCTCTCTTCTTCGATTGCGATTCACGGTGTTGCTTCGCCGCTTGACTTCTCTCGTTACGGAGACTTTGAAAACGGTGGTGATACTGCTTTAGCCGATAGTCTCCGTCCTTTGTCTCAAAATCGTCGTCGCCGTCGTCCTGAATTCAACAAGAATCGAACCTCTGCTTCCGTCTCCATCGCACATCTCTCGACATGCTCGTTCTTGCTCCCGTTGGCTCTCGCTCTGTTCTGA